GTCCCTATCTCGTCCATGAGATTCTCTTCGGACCGGAGCTCAGCCTCGCGCCATTCAGCAAGCTTCTTCTCCTTCAATCTCTCCATGATCCGCCGGTCCTGGCTGGCTTTTACAACCTGACCCCTTTTCACCTGGACCTCAGTGTCTATAGTTTCAAGGATGTCCGCCTCTGTATGAATATCTGTTGAAAGCTTCTCCAGGTAGGTATAGTAAAGCAGGGTTTTGGCTATATCCACCGCATCTTCCCCAGCCTGCACCCCCTGGCGAAGCTCCACCGCCGCCTTATCTCGCTCGCGCGTGAGCATCGAAAGGAGGAGTCTCTCGTCTTCCTCGCGCTTTCGCAGGTCCGCGAGCTCCTTAACGAGGATATCCTCGCGTATCTTCCGCACCTCGAGCACCGGGTCGAGGCGAAATCTGCGTTTCTGCAGCGCCATTCACTATCACCTCTGCCTGAGGCTGGAATGCCATATTAGGTCGGGAACACCTGCCGCCCGGAAGTTCTGTGATTCTAAGTTCTGTAATTCTATAGTCCCGTAATCCTGCAATCCCGCTACTG
The Bacillota bacterium DNA segment above includes these coding regions:
- the fliJ gene encoding flagellar export protein FliJ: MALQKRRFRLDPVLEVRKIREDILVKELADLRKREEDERLLLSMLTRERDKAAVELRQGVQAGEDAVDIAKTLLYYTYLEKLSTDIHTEADILETIDTEVQVKRGQVVKASQDRRIMERLKEKKLAEWREAELRSEENLMDEIGTVAHNRRSHSRSLAQGGDSGCKYRL